One Prunus dulcis chromosome 7, ALMONDv2, whole genome shotgun sequence DNA segment encodes these proteins:
- the LOC117634410 gene encoding BTB/POZ and TAZ domain-containing protein 3: MASPTLDSPWPSSPSDSFCGSFNIRIEGEIPDEILPVLEDPTSSVSYNHNIPKPPPPVPSKTYSWNKYFKRLSRSCSVPKETMDTWDKLFKDGYGADVYIFSEDESYIPAHFSVLSIASPVLGNFLQQSKVKNGMRYIKIPGVPYEAVYTFIRFLYSSCYEKEEMKKFVLQLLVLSHSYSVPSLKRVCIYLLEQGWLSKENVVDVLQLARNCDAPRLSLICVRMVVKDFKAISSTEGWKVMKQVNPALEQELLESVVEADSRKEERLKKKEERKVYVQLYEAMEALLHICKDGCRTIGPRDKVFRGSQVACDFPACKGLETLVRHFSSCKTRVPGGCAHCKRMWQLLELHSRICDEPDSCKVPLCRHFKEKMQQQTKKDEAKWKLLVSKVVAAKLGPISGRRASFL, encoded by the exons ATGGCTTCACCTACTCTTGACTCACCCTGGCCATCCTCACCTAGCGATTCATTTTGTGGATCTTTCAATATACGTATAGAGGGAGAGATTCCGGACGAAATTTTACCTGTTCTGGAAGACCCAACCTCTTCTGTGTCCTATAACCATAATATCCCAAAACCTCCTCCTCCTGTCCCTAGTAAAACCTATTCATGGAACAAATATTTCAAAAGGCTTTCACGGAGTTGCTCTGTCCCAAAGGAAACAATGGATACCTGGGACAAGCTTTTTAAAGATGGATATGGTGCTGATGTCTATATTTTCTCCGAGGATGAATCATATATTCCAGCTCATTTTAGTGTTCTG AGCATTGCATCACCGGTGCTAGGTAATTTCTTGCAGCaatcaaaagttaaaaatGGCATGAGATACATTAAGATCCCTGGGGTACCTTATGAAGCTGTCTACACATTCATTCGTTTTCTTTACTCATCCTG CTATGAAAAGgaagagatgaagaaatttgTTCTCCAATTGTTGGTTTTGTCACACTCCTACTCAGTTCCATCACTGAAAAGAGTTTGTATATATCTTCTTGAGCAAGGATGGCTAAGCAAAGAAAACGTGGTTGATGTGCTTCAATTGGCGAGGAACTGTGATGCACCACGTCTCTCCTTAATTTGTGTTCGTATGGTTGTGAAGGACTTTAAAGCCATATCATCAACTGAAGGCTGGAAAGTGATGAAGCAAGTTAATCCTGCACTTGAACAAGAGCTGCTAGAGTCTGTCGTTGAAGCAGATTCT AGGAAAGAAGAGAggttgaagaaaaaggaagagagaaaagtgTACGTGCAACTGTACGAGGCAATGGAAGCCCTCCTTCACATATGCAAGGATGGATGTAGGACCATAGGTCCCCGTGACAAGGTGTTCAGAGGAAGCCAGGTTGCTTGTGATTTTCCTGCTTGCAAGGGGCTTGAGACCTTAGTTCGTCATTTCTCCAGCTGTAAAACCCGGGTTCCTGGTGGATGTGCTCACTGCAAGCGCATGTGGCAGCTTCTTGAACTGCATTCTCGTATTTGCGATGAGCCAGATTCATGCAAGGTCCCTTTGTGTAG GCATTTCAAGGAAAAAATGCAGCAGCAGACCAAGAAAGATGAAGCTAAATGGAAGTTGTTGGTGAGTAAGGTGGTAGCAGCAAAGCTGGGACCAATCTCAGGTCGGCGTGCAAGTTTCTTATGA
- the LOC117633473 gene encoding UDP-glycosyltransferase 74F2-like, translating into MDRGHVLAIPYPAQGHINPLLQFSKRLASKGLKVTLANTIFISKSLPLQSSGSVQFDTISDGYDEEGFARAESIAAYLDRMEAEGSRTLIELITKYNNSPHPINCIIYDPFLAWALDVAKQFGLASAAFFTQTCTVNYIYYMQYHGGDVTSIPGLHMLEPQDLPSFFSVPGSYPAYLKMLLNQYCNLHKADFIFANSFYKLEQQVVDSMSKVCRMLTIGPTIPSTYLDNRIEDDKEYGVHLYKIDSVCSDWLNSKPPESVIYVAFGSMANLSHKQMEELALGLKGSGFYFLWVVRGSEKAKLPPNFIEELELERTTSTSEDGGKGKGLIVTWSPQLEVLSNEAVGCFFTHGGWNSTIEALSLGVPMIVMPQWTDQPTNSKLVQDVWKVGVRVKVDHHHHDANNITDENGIVAREEIESCIRKVMEGETAIEMKKNAKKWKSLAIEAVSDGGTSDTNIHEFMSKLTTAAS; encoded by the exons ATGGATAGAGGCCACGTCTTGGCAATTCCTTATCCTGCTCAAGGCCACATAAACCCCTTGCTCCAGTTCTCCAAGCGCTTAGCCTCTAAGGGCCTCAAAGTCACTCTAGCCAACACCATCTTCATCAGCAAGTCATTGCCGCTCCAATCAAGTGGCTCCGTCCAATTCGACACCATATCCGATGGCTACGATGAGGAAGGCTTTGCCCGAGCTGAAAGCATCGCTGCTTATTTAGACCGGATGGAAGCCGAGGGCTCCAGAACCCTAATCGAGCTCATTACAAAGTACAACAACTCACCCCACCCTATTAATTGCATAATATATGATCCATTTTTGGCCTGGGCTCTGGATGTAGCCAAACAGTTTGGTCTAGCGTCCGCTGCCTTTTTTACTCAAACCTGCACGGTCAATTACATTTACTATATGCAGTATCATGGTGGTGATGTTACTAGTATTCCCGGTTTGCATATGCTTGAGCCTCAAGACTTGCCGTCCTTCTTTTCTGTTCCCGGTTCATATCCAGCTTACCTTAAGATGCTTTTGAACCAATATTGTAATCTCCACAAAGCCGATTTCATTTTTGCCAATTCCTTCTACAAGTTAGAGCAACAG GTTGTGGACTCGATGTCAAAAGTTTGTCGTATGTTAACAATAGGGCCAACCATTCCATCTACTTACTTAGACAATCGCATTGAAGACGACAAGGAATATGGGGTTCATCTGTATAAGATAGACTCTGTTTGCAGCGACTGGCTCAACAGCAAGCCACCAGAATCCGTGATATACGTGGCCTTTGGAAGTATGGCCAATCTAAGCCACAAGCAAATGGAGGAGCTTGCACTGGGGTTGAAGGGAAGCGGCTTCTATTTCTTGTGGGTGGTCAGGGGATCCGAAAAGGCGAAGCTGCCACCCAACTTCATAGAGGAGCTGGAGCTGGAGAGAACTACTAGTACTAGTGAAGATGGTGGTAAAGGCAAAGGGTTGATAGTAACATGGAGCCCTCAGTTGGAAGTTTTATCAAATGAGGCGGTGGGGTGCTTTTTCACACACGGTGGCTGGAATTCGACGATTGAGGCACTTAGCTTGGGAGTGCCAATGATTGTAATGCCGCAGTGGACGGACCAGCCCACTAATTCGAAATTAGTGCAGGATGTTTGGAAGGTTGGGGTTAGGGTGAAAgttgatcatcatcatcatgatgCAAATAATATTACTGATGAGAATGGGATCGTAGCAAGAGAAGAAATCGAGAGTTGCATTAGGAAAGTGATGGAGGGGGAGACAGCgattgaaatgaaaaagaatgcTAAGAAATGGAAGAGCTTGGCTATAGAGGCTGTCAGTGACGGGGGCACTTCGGATACCAACATCCATGAATTTATGTCCAAATTGACAACCGCAGCTTCTTAA
- the LOC117635881 gene encoding acyl-coenzyme A thioesterase 9, mitochondrial-like, whose amino-acid sequence MTPLRKPLPHLLFKPNFKSSSLQALVSYSTKSETSSTQISNSPKQANPIFKMAPFDPISPAFLQTGSVLSYAGSKSCLNNDAHVIDTHSPKSPKQEKSVSRATKYGPILYRLIPNRPLSTANSDPSRSKPLDSAEPAEPLSSESIPAVSTATSPYYSSQPIDAGSSIRKPISLWPGMYHSPVTNALWEARSKMYEKLGDTPIDAPSQSELVARTPAQSRTSILYKFSSDYKLREQYRNPWNEIRMGKLVEDLDALAGTIAYKHCCNEDGATRPLLLVTASVDKMVLKKPIRVDTDLNLGGAVAWVGKSSMEIQLEVTQSMHGTPHPSESIALIANFTFVARDSETGKSAPVNRISPETEKEKLLWEEADKRNKMRKKKRGAHKTDIENQDANRFNALLAEGRVFCDMPALADRDSILIRDTCLENSFICQPQQRNIHGRIFGGFLMRRAFELAFSTTYAFAGVAPHFLEVDHVDFVRPVDVGNFLRLKSCVLYTELENPAEPLINVEVVAHVTQPELRSSEVSNKFYFTFSAPPEAMKDGIRIRNVVPATVEEARRVIERMDAEEKSQFVAS is encoded by the exons ATGACACCACTCAGAAAACCACTTCCCCACCTCCTCTTCAAACCCAATTTCAAATCTTCATCACTCCAAGCACTTGTTTCATACTCAACAAAATCTGAAACAAGCAGTACCCAGATATCAAATTCACCAAAACAAGCGAACCCCATATTCAAAATGGCACCTTTTGATCCTATTTCACCAGCATTCCTTCAAACCGGGTCAGTGTTGTCATATGCTGGTTCTAAATCCTGTTTAAACAATGATGCTCATGTTATCGATACCCACTCGCCTAAATCTCCAAAGCAAGAAAAATCAGTTTCTAGAGCCACCAAATATGGTCCAATTTTATACAGACTAATACCAAACAGGCCATTGTCAACTGCGAATTCTGACCCGTCACGTTCCAAACCATTGGATTCTGCGGAGCCAGCTGAACCGCTTTCTTCAGAGTCAATCCCAGCTGTTTCCACCGCAACTTCACCATATTATAGTTCACAGCCAATTGATGCAGGCTCTTCAATCCGAAAACCGATCAGTTTATGGCCCGGAATGTACCATTCACCTGTAACAAATGCTCTCTGGGAAGCAAGATCAAAAATGTATGAGAAACTCGGGGACACGCCAATTGACGCTCCTTCACAGAGTGAATTGGTGGCGAGAACTCCGGCGCAGAGCCGGACTAGTATTCTCTACAAGTTTTCATCTGATTATAAACTCAGAGAGCAGTACAGGAACCCTTGGAATGAGATTAGGATGGGGAAGTTGGTTGAGGACCTCGATGCTCTTGCTGGAACCATTGCATACAAG CACTGCTGCAATGAAGATGGCGCAACGAGGCCTCTACTATTGGTGACTGCTTCTGTTGACAAGATGGTTCTGAAAAAACCTATCCGTGTTGACACTGATTTGAATCTCGGTGGTGCTGTTGCATGGGTTGGGAAATCATCCATGGAGATTCAACTGGAAGTCACTCAATCCATGCATG GAACCCCACACCCATCAGAGTCCATTGCTCTTATAGCAAACTTCACATTTGTGGCCCGTGATTCTGAGACTGGAAAATCTGCTCCGGTTAACCGAATCTCACCTGAgactgaaaaggaaaaattgctTTGGGAAGAGGCAGATAAGAGGAAcaaaatgaggaaaaagaagagaggagCACATAAAACAGATATTGAAAACCAAGACGCAAACAGATTCAATGCCTTGTTAGCCGAAGGTCGAGTTTTCTGCGACATGCCAGCACTGGCAGACCGAGATAGCATTCTTATTAGGGATACGTGCCTGGAGAACTCCTTTATTTGCCAGCCACAGCAAAGGAACATCCATGGTCGGATCTTTGGAGGATTTTTAATGCGAAGAGCATTTGAACTGGCCTTCTCAACAACGTATGCATTTGCTGGTGTAGCACCACACTTTCTAGAAGTTGATCATGTTGATTTTGTTAGACCT GTGGATGTAGGAAACTTCCTACGTTTGAAGTCTTGTGTTCTCTATACAGAACTTGAGAACCCAGCTGAACCTCTGATAAACGTGGAAGTCGTTGCTCATGTGACACAGCCTGAGCTTAGGTCCAGTGAG GTATCAAACAAATTCTATTTCACATTCTCTGCCCCTCCTGAAGCCATGAAAGATGGGATCCGGATTCGGAATGTTGTTCCTGCTACAGTAGAGGAAGCACGCCGGGTGATTGAACGTATGGATGCTGAAGAGAAATCCCAGTTTGTTGCATCGTGA
- the LOC117634411 gene encoding sm-like protein LSM36B, whose translation MSGGGEKGTGTTKTPADFLKSIRGRPVVVKLNSGVDYRGILACLDGYMNIAMEQTEEYVNGQLKNKYGDAFIRGNNVLYISTTRRNLADGA comes from the exons ATGAGTGGAGGGGGAGAGAAAGGGACAGGAACCACAAAAACTCCGGCAGATTTCCTTAAATCAATTCGTGGGCGACCAGTTGTTGTTAAACTGAATTCTGGTGTTGACTATCGAG GTATTCTTGCTTGTCTTGATGGTTATATGAATATAGCGATGGAACAAACGGAAGAATATGTCAACGGACAGTTGAAAAATAAGTATGGTGATGCTTTTATTCGTGGAAATAATG TTCTGTACATTAGTACGACGAGGAGGAATTTAGCAGATGGTGCATAG